In Oryza sativa Japonica Group chromosome 2, ASM3414082v1, the following are encoded in one genomic region:
- the LOC9272622 gene encoding copper transport protein ATX1: MAAETVVLKVGMSCQGCAGAVRRVLTKMEGVETFDIDMEQQKVTVKGNVKPEDVFQTVSKTGKKTSFWEAAEAASDSAAAAAPAPAPATAEAEAEAEAAPPTTTAAEAPAIAAAAAPPAPAAPEAAPAKADA; this comes from the exons ATGGCCGCTGAG ACTGTTGTCCTCAAGGTCGGTATGTCATGCCAAGGTTGTGCTGGAGCCGTAAGGAGAGTTCTCACAAAAATGGAAG GCGTGGAGACCTTTGACATAGACATGGAGCAGCAGAAGGTGACGGTGAAGGGCAATGTCAAGCCAGAAGACGTTTTCCAGACGGTCTCAAAGACAGGGAAGAAGACCTCCTTCTGGGAGGCTGCAGAAGCCGCTTCGGAttctgcagctgcagctgctcctgctcctgctccggCAACAGCAGAAGCTGAAGCTGAAGCTGAAGCTGCtccacccaccaccaccgcggcaGAAGCACCTGccatcgctgctgctgctgctcctcctgctcctgctgctcCAGAAGCAGCTCCGGCCAAGGCTGATGCTTGA